A region of Pasteurellaceae bacterium Orientalotternb1 DNA encodes the following proteins:
- a CDS encoding cell division protein FtsQ: MNKSRRQFLKRTSLATGFALVPQAVWATQRPKLVIPPLIDVGRGRPVRLDFRPAQTQFDSGKLVDVWGVNGHYLAPTVRMKSSDVVRLTYINSLPQPLSVNIQGLLAPTEMVGSIHRQLEPNQSWSPILTINQPACTGWYHANSMLNSAFQTYRGLAGLWLIEDTESRKAKLPRKYGVDDIPLILQDQLINTDGVQVLDSQALQFLGKRLFVNGRESPYFDVPRGWVRLRIVNASLSRRYELRLDNGKPLYQIATGVGFFAQPLEMESISVAPSERVELLIDLNEGEKVSLISGQKRGFFYKVEQFFAEDDDLIDNVVVEFHPQGLPSALNSDAVLPPFNLDDFQLKIAQERKFTLRPLDRLINQQRFDPKRIDFTAKQGSVERWYLTSNEPIGFTLQGAKLIIETQNSQKFPHKQLAWRDTIWLEKDQEMTILVRFDHPAPETQPFTFGVSDLMLRDRGAMGQFCVK; encoded by the coding sequence ATGAATAAATCACGCCGTCAATTTCTCAAGCGAACCAGCCTTGCGACTGGTTTTGCTCTTGTGCCGCAAGCGGTTTGGGCTACTCAACGTCCCAAACTGGTGATTCCCCCGTTGATTGATGTGGGGCGTGGCCGCCCAGTGCGGTTGGATTTCCGACCTGCTCAAACTCAATTCGATAGCGGTAAATTGGTTGATGTGTGGGGAGTGAACGGGCACTATCTCGCCCCAACGGTGCGGATGAAATCAAGCGATGTAGTGCGATTAACCTACATTAACAGTCTGCCGCAGCCGTTATCCGTCAATATTCAAGGGCTACTTGCTCCGACTGAAATGGTCGGCTCTATTCACCGTCAGTTAGAACCAAATCAAAGCTGGTCGCCTATTCTTACTATCAATCAGCCTGCTTGCACGGGCTGGTATCATGCGAATTCAATGCTCAATTCTGCCTTTCAAACTTATCGTGGTTTGGCGGGGCTGTGGCTGATTGAAGATACAGAAAGCCGTAAAGCAAAGCTACCTCGCAAATATGGTGTGGACGATATTCCGCTGATTTTGCAAGATCAGCTGATTAACACGGACGGAGTTCAAGTGCTAGACAGCCAAGCCCTACAATTTTTGGGTAAGCGGCTGTTTGTGAACGGGCGGGAATCCCCTTATTTTGATGTACCTCGAGGCTGGGTGCGACTACGAATTGTCAATGCTTCGCTCTCTCGCCGCTATGAATTACGGCTAGATAATGGCAAGCCGCTCTATCAAATTGCTACGGGTGTTGGATTTTTTGCTCAACCGCTTGAAATGGAAAGCATTTCCGTGGCACCGAGTGAGCGAGTGGAATTGCTGATCGATCTCAATGAAGGCGAAAAAGTGTCGTTGATAAGTGGTCAAAAACGCGGATTCTTTTACAAAGTAGAACAATTTTTTGCCGAAGATGACGATCTGATTGATAATGTGGTGGTCGAATTTCACCCGCAAGGATTGCCTTCTGCACTGAATAGCGATGCGGTGCTGCCACCGTTCAATTTGGACGATTTCCAACTGAAAATTGCCCAAGAGCGTAAGTTTACGTTACGGCCGCTTGATCGGCTGATCAACCAACAACGTTTCGACCCAAAACGGATTGATTTCACGGCGAAACAAGGCTCTGTCGAGCGTTGGTATCTCACTAGCAACGAGCCAATTGGCTTTACGCTACAAGGAGCAAAGCTAATTATTGAAACGCAAAATAGCCAAAAATTCCCACACAAACAACTGGCGTGGCGGGATACAATTTGGCTCGAAAAGGATCAAGAAATGACGATTTTAGTCCGTTTTGATCATCCTGCCCCAGAAACCCAGCCATTTACTTTTGGTGTGTCGGATTTAATGCTGCGAGATCGTGGGGCGATGGGGCAGTTTTGTGTGAAATAA
- a CDS encoding acetyl-CoA carboxylase carboxyltransferase subunit alpha, with protein sequence MTLEYLDFELPIAELEAKIDALRSAVGNDDKINLDDEIARLQKKSEELTKKTFADLDAWQVSRMARHPSRPYTLDYIERIFTEFDELAGDRAFADDKAIVGGIARLDGRPVMVIGHQKGRNVKEKVKRNFGMPAPEGYRKALRLMQMAERFNMPIITFIDTPGAYPGIGAEERGQSEAIARNLREMSTLKVPVICTVIGEGGSGGALAIGVGDKVNMLQYSTYSVISPEGCASILWKSAEKASTAAEVMGLTAPRLKELELIDNIVPEPLGGAHRNFDEMAANLKQRLLDDLADLDPLDQDALIDRRYQRLMNYGYV encoded by the coding sequence ATGACTTTAGAATATTTAGATTTTGAATTGCCGATTGCAGAACTTGAAGCAAAAATCGATGCTCTGCGTTCTGCGGTGGGTAACGACGATAAAATCAACCTTGATGACGAAATCGCCCGCTTACAGAAAAAAAGCGAAGAATTAACCAAAAAAACCTTTGCTGATTTAGATGCGTGGCAAGTTTCACGTATGGCACGCCACCCAAGCCGCCCTTATACGTTAGATTATATCGAACGCATTTTCACTGAATTTGATGAATTGGCGGGTGACCGTGCTTTTGCGGACGATAAAGCCATTGTTGGCGGAATTGCCCGTTTGGACGGTCGTCCTGTAATGGTAATTGGCCACCAAAAAGGGCGTAACGTAAAAGAGAAAGTCAAACGTAATTTTGGAATGCCCGCCCCAGAAGGCTACCGCAAAGCGTTACGTTTAATGCAAATGGCGGAACGCTTCAATATGCCGATTATCACCTTTATCGACACTCCAGGGGCATACCCAGGCATTGGAGCGGAAGAGCGTGGTCAGTCAGAAGCGATTGCCCGCAATTTGCGTGAAATGTCCACCTTGAAAGTGCCAGTGATTTGTACCGTGATCGGCGAAGGCGGTTCAGGTGGTGCGTTGGCGATTGGCGTGGGCGACAAAGTCAATATGTTGCAATACTCCACTTATTCGGTGATTTCACCTGAAGGCTGTGCCTCGATTTTATGGAAAAGTGCCGAAAAAGCCTCGACCGCAGCGGAAGTGATGGGCTTGACTGCCCCTCGTTTGAAAGAGTTGGAGCTGATCGACAACATCGTCCCAGAGCCTCTCGGTGGGGCTCATCGTAATTTCGATGAAATGGCGGCGAATTTAAAACAGCGTTTACTGGATGATCTTGCTGATCTCGACCCGCTCGACCAAGATGCTCTTATCGACCGCCGTTATCAGCGGTTGATGAATTATGGGTATGTCTAA
- a CDS encoding pyridoxal kinase encodes MKNVLSIQSHVVYGYAGNKAAVFPMQLLGVDTWALNTVQFSNHTQYGKWKGMVIPKEQIGEITQGIAEINALHECDAVLSGYIGAAEQGAEILATVAKIKALNPNAIYFCDPVMGHPDKGCIVAPGVAEFLRDEAMAQADIIAPNLVELRELTGLPVENFEQAIEAIKVILSKGPKRVLVKHLSRVGKDPNQFEMVLANQDSIYHISRPLHEFVGRDPVGVGDLTSGLFLANLLKGKSDLDAFEHTANAVNDVMSITQQSGKYELQIIQARHLIVNPASHYNAVKIG; translated from the coding sequence ATGAAAAACGTGCTTTCTATTCAATCACACGTGGTTTACGGCTATGCGGGCAACAAGGCAGCGGTGTTTCCGATGCAGTTGCTTGGGGTCGATACTTGGGCGTTGAATACCGTGCAATTTTCTAACCATACGCAATATGGCAAATGGAAAGGGATGGTGATTCCAAAAGAGCAGATCGGTGAAATTACTCAAGGGATTGCGGAGATTAACGCGTTACACGAATGCGATGCGGTATTATCGGGCTATATTGGGGCAGCGGAGCAAGGGGCAGAAATTTTGGCGACCGTGGCAAAAATTAAGGCATTAAACCCGAATGCGATCTATTTCTGCGATCCTGTGATGGGGCATCCCGACAAGGGCTGTATTGTCGCACCTGGCGTAGCAGAATTTTTGCGGGACGAGGCGATGGCACAAGCGGATATTATCGCCCCGAATTTAGTCGAGTTGCGTGAATTAACGGGCTTGCCAGTAGAAAACTTCGAGCAGGCGATTGAAGCTATCAAAGTGATTTTGAGCAAAGGTCCGAAACGGGTGTTGGTGAAACATTTGAGCCGAGTGGGTAAAGATCCAAACCAGTTTGAAATGGTGCTGGCTAACCAAGATAGCATTTACCACATCAGCCGTCCGTTGCACGAATTTGTTGGGCGAGATCCCGTTGGCGTGGGCGATCTCACAAGCGGTTTGTTTTTAGCGAATTTGCTCAAGGGGAAATCTGATTTAGATGCCTTTGAACATACCGCCAATGCGGTAAATGATGTGATGAGCATCACCCAACAAAGCGGCAAATACGAGTTGCAAATTATCCAAGCAAGGCATTTAATTGTAAATCCCGCCAGCCATTACAATGCGGTAAAAATAGGGTAA
- a CDS encoding 4-hydroxy-3-methylbut-2-enyl diphosphate reductase: MNIILANPRGFCAGVDRAISIVELALDIHGAPIYVRHEVVHNRFVVDGLKAKGAIFVEELDEVPDGAIVIFSAHGVSQAVRHEAKRRELKVFDATCPLVTKVHMQVARASKKGTKAILIGHEGHPEVVGTMGQYDNEQGGIFLVEDVEDIAKLHLQDDENLTFMTQTTLSIDDTSDVIDALKQKYPAIQGPRKNDICYATTNRQQAVRELAKLAQLVLVVGSKNSSNSNRLAELASRMGTPSQLIDGPQDIDPNWLDGVETIGITAGASAPEVLVQSVVARLKELGATEVSELEGCEENTVFEVPKELRITEVQ; this comes from the coding sequence ATGAACATTATTTTAGCGAACCCACGTGGCTTTTGTGCGGGGGTGGATCGGGCGATTTCGATTGTGGAATTGGCGTTAGACATTCACGGTGCACCGATTTATGTGCGGCACGAAGTGGTACACAATCGTTTTGTGGTCGATGGCTTGAAAGCCAAAGGGGCAATTTTCGTGGAAGAGTTAGATGAAGTGCCAGACGGTGCGATAGTGATCTTCTCCGCACACGGCGTTTCTCAAGCGGTTCGCCACGAAGCCAAACGACGTGAATTGAAGGTGTTTGACGCTACTTGCCCGCTAGTCACCAAAGTGCATATGCAAGTCGCTCGAGCGAGCAAAAAAGGCACGAAAGCGATTTTGATTGGGCACGAAGGGCATCCTGAAGTGGTCGGCACGATGGGGCAGTACGACAACGAACAAGGTGGCATTTTCTTGGTGGAAGATGTGGAAGACATCGCCAAATTGCATCTACAAGATGATGAAAACCTGACCTTTATGACCCAAACCACGCTATCGATTGATGATACAAGCGATGTGATCGATGCCTTGAAACAGAAATATCCTGCCATTCAAGGGCCTCGCAAAAACGATATTTGTTATGCCACGACTAACCGTCAGCAAGCGGTCAGAGAGTTGGCAAAATTAGCCCAGCTAGTGCTGGTGGTTGGCTCGAAAAATTCCTCTAATTCCAACCGCTTGGCAGAGCTGGCTTCTCGAATGGGAACGCCATCGCAGTTGATTGATGGGCCGCAAGACATTGATCCAAACTGGCTCGACGGCGTGGAAACCATCGGCATTACTGCTGGAGCTTCCGCCCCCGAAGTGTTGGTGCAATCGGTCGTTGCTCGTTTAAAAGAGCTTGGTGCGACGGAAGTGAGTGAGCTAGAAGGCTGCGAAGAAAACACGGTGTTTGAAGTGCCAAAAGAATTACGGATTACCGAGGTGCAATAA
- a CDS encoding signal peptidase II — protein MKKNTLSWLWLSVAIIAIDLFTKYLVVQRFELHESINILPIFNLTYARNYGAAFSFLADHDGWQTYFFLGLAVVISTALVMMLYKNKPELKLQNAAYALIIGGAIGNAIDRAYNGYVVDFLHFYWNVYHYPVFNIADIGIVVGAGLLILDSLLEHKKVKKSD, from the coding sequence ATGAAAAAAAACACACTCTCTTGGCTGTGGTTGAGCGTTGCAATCATCGCTATTGATCTTTTTACCAAATACCTTGTGGTGCAACGCTTTGAGCTGCACGAAAGTATCAACATTTTGCCGATTTTTAATCTCACTTACGCCCGCAATTATGGGGCAGCGTTTAGCTTTTTAGCGGATCACGATGGCTGGCAGACCTATTTCTTTTTAGGGCTTGCGGTGGTGATTTCGACGGCGTTGGTGATGATGTTGTATAAAAATAAGCCTGAACTAAAATTGCAAAATGCCGCTTATGCGTTGATTATCGGTGGGGCAATTGGTAACGCAATCGACCGAGCTTACAATGGCTATGTGGTTGATTTTCTGCATTTTTATTGGAATGTGTATCACTATCCTGTATTTAATATTGCCGATATTGGTATTGTGGTTGGGGCGGGTCTGCTAATTTTAGATTCGTTGTTAGAACATAAAAAAGTAAAAAAGAGTGATTAA
- a CDS encoding transcriptional regulator (indirectly regulates nitrogen metabolism; at high nitrogen levels P-II prevents the phosphorylation of NR-I, the transcriptional activator of the glutamine synthetase gene (glnA); at low nitrogen levels P-II is uridylylated to form PII-UMP and interacts with an adenylyltransferase (GlnE) that activates GlnA), with product MKKIEAIIKPFKLDDVREALTDVGIAGMTVTEVKGFGRQKGHTELYRGAEYAIDFLPKVKVEIVVADDQVDECIEAIIDTAQTGKIGDGKIFVYDVERAIRIRTGEENEEAI from the coding sequence ATGAAAAAAATCGAAGCAATTATTAAACCGTTCAAATTAGATGATGTGCGGGAAGCCCTAACTGATGTGGGTATTGCGGGAATGACCGTGACTGAAGTAAAAGGCTTTGGACGGCAAAAAGGGCATACGGAGCTTTATCGAGGGGCGGAATATGCGATCGATTTTTTGCCGAAAGTGAAAGTCGAAATTGTGGTGGCAGATGATCAAGTCGATGAGTGCATTGAAGCGATTATCGACACCGCCCAAACAGGTAAAATCGGTGACGGAAAAATTTTTGTGTACGATGTCGAGCGAGCCATTCGCATTCGCACTGGCGAAGAAAACGAAGAAGCAATTTAG
- a CDS encoding molybdopterin adenylyltransferase, giving the protein MTACLSKTTLKIGLVSVSDRASQGVYADQGIPELQQWLKTALTEPFELETRLIPDEQAVIEQTLVELVDEKACHLVLTTGGTGPAKRDVTPDATLAVAHREMPGFGEQMRQVSLHFVPTAILSRQVGVIRHNSLILNLPGQPKAIKETLEGVKDGDGKTLVRGIFAAVPYCLQLLSDIYIDTNPAVCESFRPKSAKR; this is encoded by the coding sequence ATGACCGCTTGTTTAAGTAAAACGACTCTCAAAATCGGCTTAGTGTCTGTTTCTGACCGAGCTTCCCAAGGCGTTTACGCCGACCAAGGCATTCCTGAATTACAACAGTGGCTTAAAACGGCTTTAACGGAGCCGTTTGAGCTTGAAACCCGTTTGATCCCCGATGAACAAGCAGTGATTGAGCAAACACTGGTTGAACTTGTCGATGAAAAAGCCTGCCATTTGGTGCTGACCACTGGCGGCACAGGCCCTGCGAAACGAGATGTCACGCCTGATGCGACCTTAGCAGTGGCTCATCGTGAAATGCCTGGTTTTGGCGAGCAGATGCGGCAAGTTAGCCTGCATTTTGTGCCGACCGCCATTCTCTCTCGCCAAGTGGGCGTAATCCGCCACAACTCGCTAATTTTAAATTTACCTGGGCAGCCAAAAGCGATTAAAGAAACCTTAGAAGGCGTGAAAGATGGCGACGGGAAAACGCTCGTTCGTGGCATTTTCGCTGCCGTTCCCTACTGTTTGCAGCTTTTAAGCGACATTTACATCGACACCAATCCAGCCGTTTGTGAAAGTTTTCGACCGAAATCAGCAAAAAGATAA
- a CDS encoding UDP-2,3-diacylglucosamine diphosphatase, translating to MHYFIADLHLNESQPEITKLFLQFMRDNAPLANSVYILGDLFDFWIGDDEDSDLIRTVKTAIRSLTAQGVPCYFICGNRDFLLGKTFAEQTGMQLLPDYYLMDLYGKKTLLCHGDTLCIDDVKYQQFRRKVHQKWRQRLFLCLPLWLRLKIAHNIRAKSRADKGTKSAQMMDVNPQFTAKTVANFGAEWLIHGHTHKQAVHICKMSSGSDRLFTRLVLGDWGKTASILAVDENGFAFNETR from the coding sequence ATGCACTACTTCATCGCCGATCTTCATCTCAATGAATCTCAGCCTGAAATCACCAAGCTGTTTTTGCAATTTATGCGAGACAACGCACCGCTTGCGAATTCGGTTTATATTTTGGGGGATTTATTTGATTTTTGGATTGGCGATGATGAAGATTCCGACCTCATCCGCACCGTCAAAACCGCAATTCGTAGCCTCACCGCTCAAGGCGTGCCATGCTACTTTATTTGCGGCAATCGCGATTTTTTACTGGGTAAAACATTTGCCGAACAAACAGGAATGCAGCTGCTACCTGATTATTATCTGATGGATTTATACGGCAAAAAAACCTTACTCTGCCACGGTGATACGCTCTGCATTGACGATGTCAAATACCAACAATTTCGGCGTAAAGTGCATCAAAAATGGCGGCAGCGGCTGTTTTTGTGTTTACCATTGTGGTTGAGATTGAAGATCGCCCACAACATTCGAGCCAAAAGCCGAGCGGATAAAGGCACAAAGTCGGCACAAATGATGGATGTCAACCCGCAATTCACGGCTAAAACCGTGGCAAATTTTGGGGCGGAGTGGCTGATTCACGGACACACTCACAAACAAGCTGTGCATATTTGCAAAATGTCGAGCGGATCTGACCGCTTGTTTACCCGCCTCGTGCTAGGCGATTGGGGCAAAACGGCGTCCATTTTGGCGGTAGACGAAAACGGTTTTGCGTTTAATGAAACCCGCTAA
- a CDS encoding metal-dependent hydrolase, which translates to MNNLFIIDSHCHLDSLDYDTRHKNVDEVLDNAKARGVQHFISICTTIGRFEKMQQLTAHRPEVSLSCGVHPLNVEEEPFDYDRLFEFVQDPRVVAVGETGLDYHYTPETKALQQSLFEQQIEMAKQVNKPLIVHTRSAREDTMHFLKKGNAEQCGGVLHCFTEDWAMAKSALDIGFYISISGIITFRNAEELRDVVRKVPLDRLLVETDSPYLAPIPYRGKPNQPAYVREVCEYVATLKGVSLAEMAQITTQNVKNLFKINQ; encoded by the coding sequence ATGAACAACTTATTTATCATCGACAGCCACTGTCATTTAGACAGTCTCGATTACGACACCCGCCATAAAAACGTGGACGAGGTTCTCGACAACGCCAAAGCCCGTGGCGTGCAACATTTTATTTCGATTTGTACCACCATTGGACGTTTTGAAAAAATGCAACAGCTCACTGCCCATCGCCCTGAAGTATCGCTTTCGTGTGGGGTTCACCCGCTCAATGTGGAAGAAGAGCCTTTTGATTACGATCGATTGTTTGAATTTGTGCAAGATCCACGTGTCGTTGCCGTCGGGGAAACCGGTTTAGACTATCACTACACGCCCGAAACCAAAGCATTGCAGCAATCATTATTTGAACAACAGATTGAAATGGCTAAACAGGTAAACAAACCTTTAATTGTCCATACACGTTCTGCCCGAGAAGATACTATGCATTTCCTTAAAAAAGGCAATGCCGAGCAGTGCGGCGGCGTGTTACATTGCTTTACAGAAGATTGGGCAATGGCAAAAAGTGCCTTGGATATTGGGTTTTATATCTCCATTTCAGGTATTATTACCTTTCGCAATGCCGAAGAATTACGAGATGTCGTGCGAAAAGTCCCACTTGATCGACTGTTAGTCGAAACAGATTCGCCGTATCTTGCCCCAATTCCTTATCGTGGCAAGCCGAATCAGCCTGCTTATGTGCGAGAAGTGTGTGAATATGTTGCCACCTTGAAAGGCGTTTCGCTGGCAGAAATGGCACAAATCACCACACAAAATGTCAAGAATTTATTTAAAATCAATCAATAA
- a CDS encoding elongation factor P lysine(34) lysyltransferase, which yields MEILQNCSLDWKPSASIQNLIQRAKIINEIRQFFTERGVLEVETPAMSEFSVTDVHLSTFSTQFLSPFTNQAKMLHLITSPEYHMKRLLACGSGAIFQLCRVFRNEEAGKRHNPEFTMLEWYRPHFDMYRLINEVDDLLQQILDCEPAESFSYQFVFQTYVGLDPLSATKSQLVSKAREHGLQCDENELRDTLLQFLFSEVVEAHIGKERPTVVYHFPATQAALAQISTEDHRVAERFEFYYKGLELANGFHELSDANEQFRRFEQDNKQREEMGLPPQQLDNRFLEALKAGIPNCSGVALGVDRLLMIAMNAERIDEVMAFGVERA from the coding sequence ATGGAAATTTTGCAAAATTGCTCGCTCGACTGGAAACCGTCGGCGAGCATTCAAAACTTGATTCAACGGGCGAAAATCATCAATGAAATTCGCCAATTTTTTACCGAAAGGGGCGTGCTAGAAGTGGAAACGCCAGCGATGAGCGAGTTTTCGGTCACGGACGTGCATCTTTCGACTTTTAGCACCCAATTTTTGTCGCCGTTTACCAATCAAGCGAAAATGCTGCACTTGATCACCAGCCCCGAATACCATATGAAACGGCTGTTGGCGTGCGGCAGTGGGGCGATTTTTCAGCTCTGCCGTGTGTTCCGCAATGAAGAAGCAGGCAAACGCCACAACCCTGAATTTACGATGCTTGAGTGGTATCGCCCGCATTTTGATATGTACCGTTTGATCAACGAAGTCGATGATTTACTGCAACAAATTTTGGATTGCGAACCGGCGGAATCTTTCAGCTATCAGTTTGTGTTCCAAACTTATGTCGGTTTAGATCCGCTTTCCGCCACGAAATCACAGTTGGTTTCTAAGGCTCGTGAACACGGCTTGCAGTGTGATGAAAACGAATTGCGTGATACCTTGCTGCAATTTTTATTCAGCGAAGTGGTTGAAGCCCATATCGGCAAAGAACGACCAACGGTGGTTTACCATTTCCCAGCCACACAAGCGGCTCTTGCTCAAATTAGCACCGAAGATCATCGTGTTGCCGAGCGGTTTGAGTTCTACTACAAAGGTTTAGAACTGGCGAACGGCTTCCACGAATTAAGCGATGCTAACGAACAGTTCCGCCGTTTTGAACAAGATAACAAACAGCGGGAAGAAATGGGGTTACCACCGCAACAACTCGATAACCGTTTCCTTGAAGCCTTAAAAGCGGGGATCCCAAACTGCTCTGGCGTTGCGTTGGGGGTTGATCGCTTGTTGATGATCGCAATGAACGCTGAACGAATCGACGAGGTGATGGCATTTGGGGTGGAAAGGGCTTAG
- a CDS encoding bifunctional GTP diphosphokinase/guanosine-3',5'-bis(diphosphate) 3'-diphosphatase, with translation MQYFESLNAIIQAYLPAEQIAQVERAFVVARDAHEGQFRSSGEPYITHPVAVACIIAEMRLDHEAVMAALLHDVIEDTPYTEEQLANEFGQSTAEIVQGVSKLDKLKFRTRQEAQVENFRKMILAMTKDVRVVLIKLADRTHNMQTLGALRPDKRQRIAKETLEIYTPLAHRLGMESLKNELEDLCFKAMYPYRYNVIKKAVETARGNLQGLIKQIKQDIKARLDEVGIASRVYGKERPLYYLYLKMREKAQHFNSILDIYSFRVVVDSVDSCYRVLGQMHSLYKPRPFQVKDYIAVPKTNGYQSLHTSMIGPKGVPVDVLIRTEEMDQQARFGVVAHWGYKDQDATNVQLRTQQWLKSIVEMQQSAGNSVEFIENVKSDLFSSDIYVFTPKGRIVQLPANATAVDFAYAVHTDVGDRCIGAVVDHNPYPLSQPLQSGQTIEIQTADSIRLNALWLNFVVTAKARSCIRNTLKRQERTEAISLGRRQLLLSLNSQNFEQIDPLVQQKVLDELKLTTFDDLLAEIGLGNQISGVVAQRLSGQKLEIDTDGNPENNQPLTIQGVDSSLISFAKCCLPVPGDDIIAHISSGKGLTIHNVCCRNIQDHLTDQRRYLPVSWEIAKDKAIEFETDICIDILNQQGVLADITRTVAKQHSNILSIQSEARAGGVYQVCIRVSIIDLTHLNTLLRKLSAINGVVNIVRK, from the coding sequence ATGCAGTATTTTGAGAGTCTTAATGCCATTATTCAGGCGTATTTGCCTGCAGAACAAATTGCACAAGTCGAACGTGCCTTTGTGGTTGCCCGAGATGCTCACGAAGGGCAATTTCGCTCAAGTGGCGAACCTTACATTACTCACCCTGTGGCAGTAGCCTGCATTATTGCGGAAATGCGACTCGATCATGAAGCCGTTATGGCAGCATTGCTGCACGATGTAATTGAAGATACACCTTATACGGAAGAACAGCTCGCCAATGAATTTGGGCAAAGCACGGCAGAAATTGTCCAAGGTGTTTCAAAATTAGATAAACTCAAATTCCGCACCCGTCAAGAAGCTCAAGTCGAAAATTTCCGCAAAATGATCTTGGCAATGACCAAAGATGTTCGAGTGGTACTTATCAAACTGGCTGACCGCACTCACAATATGCAAACATTGGGAGCATTGCGTCCAGACAAACGCCAACGAATTGCCAAAGAAACACTCGAAATTTACACCCCGCTTGCCCACCGATTAGGGATGGAATCGCTTAAAAATGAGTTAGAGGATCTCTGCTTTAAAGCGATGTATCCTTATCGTTATAACGTTATAAAAAAAGCGGTTGAAACCGCTCGGGGAAATTTACAGGGCTTAATCAAGCAGATCAAACAAGATATTAAAGCTCGTTTAGATGAAGTGGGGATCGCCTCTCGTGTTTACGGCAAAGAGCGTCCACTCTATTATCTTTACCTGAAAATGCGGGAAAAAGCACAGCATTTTAATTCGATTTTAGATATTTATTCTTTCCGTGTGGTCGTGGATTCTGTCGATAGCTGTTACCGTGTTTTAGGACAAATGCACAGCTTATATAAACCTCGCCCATTTCAAGTGAAAGATTACATTGCTGTGCCCAAAACCAATGGCTATCAATCATTGCACACTTCAATGATCGGCCCAAAAGGCGTGCCTGTCGATGTGCTGATTCGTACTGAAGAAATGGATCAACAAGCACGGTTTGGTGTAGTCGCTCACTGGGGCTATAAAGATCAAGATGCAACCAATGTGCAACTTCGCACCCAACAATGGCTGAAAAGCATCGTTGAAATGCAACAAAGTGCGGGCAATTCGGTTGAATTTATTGAGAATGTAAAATCAGATCTGTTCTCTAGCGATATTTATGTCTTCACACCAAAAGGTAGAATTGTGCAACTACCAGCCAATGCCACTGCGGTCGATTTTGCTTATGCGGTGCATACCGATGTGGGCGACCGTTGTATTGGTGCAGTGGTTGATCACAATCCATATCCACTTTCACAACCCCTTCAATCAGGGCAAACAATTGAAATTCAAACGGCAGATTCCATTCGGTTAAATGCCCTATGGCTGAACTTTGTTGTTACTGCCAAAGCACGTTCCTGCATTAGAAATACCTTAAAACGCCAAGAACGTACTGAAGCGATTTCTTTGGGGAGACGCCAGTTATTGTTATCGCTCAATTCGCAAAATTTTGAGCAAATCGACCCGCTTGTACAACAAAAAGTATTAGACGAACTGAAACTTACCACTTTTGATGACTTACTCGCAGAAATTGGGCTAGGCAATCAAATCAGTGGCGTTGTTGCACAACGTTTGTCAGGGCAGAAATTAGAAATCGACACGGACGGCAATCCAGAGAATAACCAACCGCTTACGATTCAAGGGGTGGACAGTAGCTTAATCAGCTTTGCAAAATGCTGTTTACCTGTGCCTGGCGATGACATTATTGCCCATATCAGTTCAGGCAAAGGGCTAACGATTCATAATGTCTGTTGCCGAAATATACAAGATCATCTTACTGATCAACGCCGCTATCTCCCTGTTAGCTGGGAAATTGCCAAAGACAAAGCGATTGAGTTTGAAACCGATATCTGTATTGATATTCTTAACCAGCAAGGCGTACTTGCCGATATTACTCGCACCGTTGCCAAACAGCATAGCAATATTCTTAGCATTCAGAGTGAAGCCAGAGCAGGCGGAGTGTATCAAGTGTGCATCAGGGTTAGTATTATTGATCTTACTCACTTAAACACCTTATTACGCAAGCTAAGTGCAATCAATGGTGTGGTGAATATTGTTCGTAAATAA